One Ananas comosus cultivar F153 linkage group 1, ASM154086v1, whole genome shotgun sequence DNA window includes the following coding sequences:
- the LOC109711707 gene encoding protein YIPF6 homolog — protein MSHGDTIPLHPSSQSDIDEIESLINAAPSATVLPARPPSPPRASIPVSSSPAPPPFLPAKPATAGAPPLPPPSLGVNVASAAAAVPPGGRLQGGIGADGFGSAPNTLTEPVWDTVKRDLSRIVSNLKLVVFPNPFREDPGKALRDWDLWGPFFFIIFLGLTLSWSASVKKSEVFAVAFAVLAAGAIILTVNVLLLGGHIIFFQSLSLLGYCLFPLDIGALICMLKNNVIIKIVVVTITLAWSSWAAYPFMSAAVNPRRKALALYPVFLMYVSVGFLIIAID, from the exons ATGTCCCACGGCGACACCATCCCCCTCCACCCCTCCTCCCAATCCGACATCGACGAGATCGAGAGCCTCATCAACGCCGCCCCTTCCGCCACCGTCCTCCCCGCGCggcccccctcccctccccgcGCCTCCATCCCcgtctcctcctcccccgcTCCTCCCCCCTTCCTCCCCGCCAAGCCCGCCACCGCCGGagctccgccgctgccgccgccgtcgctcGGGGTCAacgtcgcctccgccgccgccgccgtccccccCGGGGGGAGGCTCCAGGGCGGGATCGGCGCCGATGGCTTCGGATCGGCGCCGAACACGCTCACGGAGCCCGTATGGGACACGGTGAAGCGGGATCTGTCTCGGATCGTGAGCAATCTCAAGCTCGTGGTGTTCCCCAACCCCTTTCGCGAGGATCCGGGGAAGGCGCTGAGGGATTGGGATCTCTGGGGccccttcttcttcatcatcttcctGGGGCTTACTCTCTCGTGGTCCGCTTCCGTGAAAAAG TCTGAAGTATTTGCTGTTGCTTTTGCGGTCCTTGCAGCTGGTGCTATAATTCTCACTGTCAATGTTCTTCTTCTG GGCGGGCACATAATCTTCTTCCAGAGCCTTAGCCTCCTCGGCTACTGCCTATTCCCGCTGGACATTGGAGCCCTAATCTGCATGCTGAAGAACAACGTCATCATAAAGATCGTAGTGGTGACAATCACATTGGCGTGGAGCTCATGGGCCGCGTACCCCTTCATGAGCGCGGCCGTTAATCCCAGGAGAAAGGCCTTGGCCCTCTACCCCGTCTTCCTCATGTACGTCTCTGTCGGGTTCTTGATCATCGCGATCGATTAG